One Paraglaciecola mesophila genomic region harbors:
- the lpxC gene encoding UDP-3-O-acyl-N-acetylglucosamine deacetylase, with translation MIKQRTIKQSVQETGIGLHKGDKVTMTLRPAPANTGIVFRRVDLEPHADIPARAEAVGDTMLCTCITNADGVSISTVEHLASALAGLGIDNIIVEVDSDELPIMDGSASPFIFLLQSVGIEELNAPKQFIKIKKSIKVKDGDKWAELRPHDGFRVDFRIDFDHPAISQTRQHMVLDFDSSSYVDEVSRARTFGFMKDLEYMNANNLALGGSMANAVALDEYRVLNPEGLRYSDEFLKHKILDAIGDLYLGGHSIIGELVAYKTGHGLNNKLLNALLQNQACWEFVSYDNSEELPIRFASPILAN, from the coding sequence ATGATTAAACAACGTACCATTAAACAATCTGTTCAAGAGACTGGAATTGGTCTGCATAAAGGTGACAAGGTCACTATGACTCTCCGGCCTGCGCCGGCGAATACAGGTATTGTATTTCGCCGCGTTGACCTTGAGCCTCATGCGGATATTCCAGCTCGCGCCGAAGCGGTGGGTGACACGATGTTGTGTACGTGTATAACCAATGCCGACGGTGTGTCTATTTCCACCGTTGAGCACTTGGCTTCAGCACTTGCTGGCTTAGGCATCGACAACATTATTGTTGAAGTCGATAGCGACGAATTGCCGATTATGGATGGTAGCGCTAGTCCGTTCATTTTCTTATTGCAATCTGTTGGTATCGAAGAGCTAAACGCGCCTAAGCAATTCATTAAGATCAAAAAATCGATCAAAGTAAAAGATGGCGATAAGTGGGCCGAGTTAAGACCTCATGATGGCTTCCGCGTGGATTTTCGGATTGACTTTGATCACCCTGCGATCAGCCAGACGCGTCAGCATATGGTGTTAGATTTTGACTCATCTTCTTATGTAGATGAAGTTAGTCGAGCCCGTACATTTGGTTTTATGAAAGATCTAGAGTATATGAACGCGAATAATTTAGCCCTTGGCGGTAGCATGGCAAATGCAGTTGCTTTGGATGAATACCGCGTGCTGAATCCTGAAGGGTTGCGCTACAGTGATGAATTCCTTAAGCATAAGATTTTGGATGCTATCGGTGATTTATACCTAGGCGGTCACAGCATTATTGGTGAGCTTGTCGCTTATAAGACAGGTCATGGTTTAAATAATAAATTGCTTAACGCTTTATTACAGAACCAAGCTTGTTGGGAATTCGTTAGCTATGATAATAGCGAAGAACTACCGATCAGGTTTGCATCACCCATTTTAGCGAACTAA
- a CDS encoding M23 family metallopeptidase codes for MSLTLLYRSKKSRFVYRPTKRQVLTCFIAICGVFLISSRSTDLPNENLARLSLAQSGLHQQQAQLDKLKNSTEQRLATLLQKLAEAESRLVSVNALGARLVEQAQLNPDEFSFSQPAEVEQVTPQSANDLSQYNVVSRIEIMLDELEDKEKQLSALESILMSHHITEESALAGRPIEAGWLSSYYGIRTDPFTGKPTMHKGLDFAGAEGEPVIATGAGIVTWAASRYGYGELVEIDHGNGLVTRYGHNKSLNVKIGDVVTKGQSIALMGNTGRSTGAHVHYEVIRQGQPQDPLPFVYRD; via the coding sequence ATGAGTCTGACACTACTGTATCGCAGTAAAAAATCACGTTTCGTCTACCGGCCAACTAAGCGCCAGGTATTGACGTGCTTTATTGCTATATGCGGTGTCTTTTTAATTTCGAGCCGTTCAACGGATTTACCCAACGAGAATTTAGCCCGTTTGTCGTTAGCGCAATCTGGCTTACATCAACAGCAAGCCCAGCTTGATAAGTTAAAAAACAGCACAGAACAACGGTTAGCGACGTTGTTACAAAAGCTTGCGGAAGCAGAAAGTCGTTTAGTCAGTGTGAATGCATTAGGGGCTAGGTTGGTTGAGCAAGCCCAGTTAAACCCTGATGAATTTAGCTTTTCGCAGCCCGCTGAAGTTGAACAGGTCACGCCACAAAGTGCTAATGATCTCAGTCAATATAATGTGGTTTCACGTATCGAAATCATGCTCGACGAGTTAGAAGATAAAGAGAAGCAGTTAAGCGCGCTTGAATCTATCCTAATGAGTCACCATATAACCGAAGAAAGCGCCTTAGCTGGGCGACCTATTGAAGCCGGTTGGTTATCATCTTATTACGGCATTCGAACTGATCCATTTACCGGTAAGCCCACAATGCACAAAGGGTTGGACTTCGCCGGAGCGGAAGGTGAGCCGGTGATTGCGACCGGTGCAGGCATCGTAACGTGGGCGGCAAGCCGCTATGGTTATGGTGAGTTAGTAGAAATTGACCATGGTAATGGCTTGGTCACACGTTATGGGCATAATAAGTCTCTCAATGTGAAAATTGGTGACGTGGTGACCAAAGGGCAGTCAATTGCGCTAATGGGCAATACTGGCCGTTCAACTGGTGCTCATGTACATTATGAAGTTATTCGTCAAGGGCAACCACAAGACCCATTGCCATTTGTGTACCGTGATTAG
- the secA gene encoding preprotein translocase subunit SecA, which produces MFSSILTKVFGSRNDRTLKKLNKITEQVNQLEAEYEALSDEQLKAKTGEFQTRLKDGEDTDSLLPEAFAVVREASKRVFSMRHFDVQMLGGQVLHTGQIAEMRTGEGKTLTSTLPAYLNALSGKGVHVITVNDYLASRDAEGSRPLFEFLGLTVGCNIPGMNHAQKKEAYAADITYGTNNEFGFDYLRDNMAFSPGDRVQRDLHYAIIDEVDSILIDEARTPLIISGQAEDSSELYRKINTIIPQLELQDKEDEEGKNGDGDYTIDEKGKQVHLTEKGQIHVEEILKASGILGEDESLFAAANISLLHHVNAALRAHKLFSRDVDYIVKGDDVVIVDEHTGRTMEGRRWSEGLHQAVEAKEGVNIQNENQTLASITFQNYFRLYEKLAGMTGTADTEAFEFQSIYGLDTVVIPTNKPMVRKDKADLIYLTAQEKYEAIVEDIKDCVKRGQPTLVGTVSIENSELISSILKKAKIPHKVLNAKFHEQEADIVAQAGKPGAVTIATNMAGRGTDIVLGGNWQVAVEGIKDPKPGTVEKIKEQWQKDHDAVIEAGGLHIIGTERHESRRIDNQLRGRSGRQGDAGSSRFYLSLDDALMRIFASEKMGNMMKRLGMERGEAIEHPWVTRAIENAQRKVEGRNFDMRKQLLEFDDVANDQRKVIYEQRNELLDEGDIYSTIEAIRVDVVDSIISQYIPPQSLSEMWNVSGLEEHFKSEFLLDIPLQQWIDEDDKLYEEKIRERILEEVTKGYKAKEDIVGPDVLRQFEKAVMLQNLDSHWKEHLAAMDHLRQGIHLRGYAQKNPKQEYKRESFELFTEMLEALKVEVVTVLSKVQVKAESDVEAVEEQRRQADGQPKQYEHETASATQAPEQAPEAAPAARPANALREGPKVGRNDPCPCGSGLKYKQCHGKLS; this is translated from the coding sequence ATGTTTTCGAGTATTCTGACCAAGGTTTTTGGTAGCCGTAATGACCGAACTTTAAAAAAACTAAATAAAATTACTGAGCAAGTTAACCAGTTGGAAGCGGAGTATGAGGCGCTTAGTGATGAGCAACTCAAAGCCAAAACAGGCGAATTTCAAACGCGCTTAAAGGACGGTGAAGACACTGATAGTTTGCTGCCTGAAGCTTTTGCTGTCGTACGCGAAGCCAGTAAACGCGTGTTCTCTATGCGTCACTTCGACGTGCAGATGCTTGGTGGCCAAGTGTTACACACAGGGCAAATCGCTGAGATGCGCACCGGTGAAGGTAAAACCCTTACCTCAACCTTGCCTGCGTATTTAAATGCCCTAAGTGGAAAAGGTGTACATGTTATTACCGTCAATGATTATCTAGCGAGTCGTGATGCCGAGGGTAGTCGCCCATTATTTGAATTCTTGGGGTTAACCGTTGGTTGTAACATTCCAGGGATGAATCACGCTCAGAAAAAAGAAGCCTATGCAGCGGATATTACCTACGGTACTAACAACGAATTCGGTTTTGATTACTTGCGTGACAACATGGCGTTTAGTCCAGGGGATCGTGTACAGCGCGATCTCCATTACGCCATTATCGATGAAGTCGATTCAATCCTAATTGATGAAGCCAGAACGCCACTGATTATCTCTGGTCAAGCAGAAGACAGTTCAGAGCTTTATCGTAAAATTAATACCATTATCCCTCAGTTGGAATTACAAGATAAAGAAGACGAAGAAGGCAAGAATGGCGACGGTGATTACACCATTGATGAAAAAGGCAAGCAGGTACATTTGACCGAAAAAGGTCAAATTCATGTAGAAGAGATCCTTAAAGCCAGTGGTATTTTAGGGGAAGACGAATCCCTGTTTGCTGCAGCGAATATCTCTTTGCTTCACCATGTCAATGCCGCGTTACGTGCGCACAAATTATTTAGCCGTGATGTTGATTACATAGTGAAAGGCGATGACGTGGTTATCGTTGATGAACATACAGGCCGTACAATGGAAGGGCGCCGCTGGTCTGAAGGCTTACACCAAGCGGTAGAAGCAAAAGAAGGGGTAAACATTCAAAACGAGAATCAAACGCTCGCCTCTATTACCTTCCAGAATTACTTCCGTCTTTACGAAAAGCTTGCAGGTATGACGGGTACAGCGGATACCGAAGCATTTGAGTTCCAAAGTATTTACGGTTTAGATACGGTTGTTATCCCGACCAACAAGCCAATGGTACGTAAGGATAAGGCTGATTTAATATACCTGACGGCACAAGAAAAATACGAAGCAATCGTAGAAGACATCAAAGACTGCGTGAAGCGTGGTCAACCTACATTGGTGGGTACCGTTTCTATCGAAAACTCCGAATTAATTTCATCGATTCTAAAGAAAGCGAAAATTCCCCACAAAGTACTTAACGCCAAGTTTCACGAACAAGAAGCAGATATTGTCGCTCAAGCAGGTAAACCTGGAGCGGTAACGATCGCGACTAACATGGCGGGTCGTGGTACGGACATAGTGTTAGGTGGCAACTGGCAAGTTGCTGTTGAGGGAATTAAAGATCCTAAACCTGGCACAGTAGAGAAAATTAAAGAGCAATGGCAAAAAGATCATGATGCGGTCATTGAAGCGGGCGGTTTGCATATCATAGGTACAGAGCGCCATGAATCACGCCGTATCGATAATCAGTTGCGTGGTCGTTCTGGTCGCCAAGGAGATGCAGGCTCTTCACGATTCTACCTTTCACTTGATGATGCCTTAATGCGTATCTTTGCCTCTGAAAAAATGGGCAACATGATGAAGCGCTTAGGTATGGAGCGCGGTGAAGCGATTGAGCACCCTTGGGTGACCCGAGCAATCGAAAATGCACAACGCAAAGTAGAAGGGCGTAACTTCGACATGCGTAAGCAATTGCTTGAATTTGACGATGTTGCCAATGATCAGCGTAAAGTGATTTACGAACAGCGCAACGAGTTGTTAGACGAAGGCGATATATACTCAACTATTGAAGCGATACGCGTTGACGTAGTCGACAGTATTATCAGTCAATATATTCCACCTCAATCACTTAGTGAAATGTGGAATGTCAGTGGCCTAGAAGAGCACTTTAAAAGTGAGTTTTTATTGGATATTCCATTACAGCAATGGATTGATGAAGACGACAAATTATACGAAGAGAAAATTCGTGAGCGTATCCTAGAAGAAGTCACCAAAGGGTATAAGGCCAAAGAAGATATTGTTGGGCCTGATGTGCTTCGCCAGTTTGAAAAAGCGGTAATGTTGCAAAATCTGGATAGCCATTGGAAAGAGCATTTAGCGGCAATGGATCACCTGCGTCAAGGCATTCACTTGCGTGGTTATGCCCAGAAAAATCCTAAGCAGGAATACAAGCGCGAATCGTTCGAGCTGTTCACTGAAATGCTTGAAGCATTGAAAGTGGAAGTGGTCACGGTACTAAGTAAAGTACAAGTGAAAGCGGAATCTGATGTTGAAGCGGTAGAAGAGCAACGTCGTCAAGCGGATGGCCAGCCTAAACAATACGAGCATGAAACTGCCAGTGCGACACAAGCACCTGAGCAAGCGCCAGAAGCGGCACCTGCTGCTCGCCCCGCCAATGCTCTGCGTGAAGGCCCTAAAGTCGGCCGTAACGATCCTTGTCCTTGTGGGTCAGGTTTAAAATACAAACAATGCCATGGTAAATTAAGCTAG
- the mutT gene encoding 8-oxo-dGTP diphosphatase MutT, translating to MKVVDVAVGVIKRGQEIYISKRADALHQGGKWEFPGGKQEANETPAQALIRELKEEVGIDVTHVDDYMQIEHDYGDKCVRLHIHLVERFNGEPTHLEGQIGRWAHLAQLTDYAFPAANVDIVKKLQVDFL from the coding sequence ATGAAAGTAGTCGATGTGGCGGTAGGTGTTATCAAGCGCGGACAGGAAATATATATCAGTAAACGAGCAGACGCCTTACATCAAGGCGGTAAGTGGGAGTTTCCTGGCGGTAAACAGGAAGCAAATGAAACGCCAGCCCAAGCTCTAATAAGAGAGCTTAAAGAGGAAGTCGGCATTGATGTTACTCATGTAGATGATTACATGCAGATAGAACATGATTATGGGGATAAGTGTGTACGGTTACATATTCATCTGGTAGAACGCTTCAATGGTGAGCCTACACATCTTGAGGGGCAGATTGGCCGTTGGGCTCACCTTGCGCAATTAACCGATTATGCGTTCCCTGCGGCGAATGTGGATATCGTCAAAAAACTACAAGTAGATTTTCTTTAA